Proteins found in one Methanospirillum hungatei JF-1 genomic segment:
- the aroE gene encoding shikimate dehydrogenase codes for MAKRRIVLIGYRGTGKSSIGKALSRMTGQGYLDTDQLIEDVTGKKISQIFESEGEAGFREIEQHVIARIPSDAGIISTGGGAVIRPVNVRMLRMNSLVILLNTSPEVIFNRIHKSDRPSLTGLSPREEIEQVLKERMPIYRSVADIVIDTTITTPEEAAKQILNLIENGICVPDKRKELFASVMKTAIPSGEKIHLKKISGDYDIFLYGILGYPCMHSKSPGIYNHLFADYGMPAHYTWFEHKDPGRFLSLLPGTGVRGLSVTIPHKETVIPYLDEIKHDAESIGAVNTILIQDDKKYGFNTDWKGIYRPLEGTHGDTAVILGAGGAAAAAVYAVSMRGFTPVILNRTPERAEHLARKSGAEIGTLADIGKYHPDLLINATPIGMGSDPHTPIPPSALEPGMKVFDLVYTPRDTPLLQAALASGCSVIPGTEMFIHQLAEQFRILTGIETPISRLREILA; via the coding sequence ATGGCAAAACGCCGTATTGTGCTGATCGGTTATCGGGGGACCGGTAAAAGCAGTATTGGAAAGGCGCTTTCCCGAATGACCGGTCAGGGATACCTCGATACAGATCAACTCATTGAGGATGTGACGGGAAAGAAGATTTCTCAGATATTCGAATCAGAAGGAGAAGCCGGATTTCGTGAGATTGAGCAACATGTCATTGCACGAATACCATCTGATGCAGGGATAATCAGTACCGGGGGTGGAGCAGTTATTCGGCCTGTCAATGTCCGGATGCTGAGAATGAATAGTCTTGTAATCCTTCTGAATACAAGTCCTGAAGTGATTTTTAATAGGATTCATAAATCTGACCGTCCTTCCCTTACCGGACTTTCTCCCAGGGAAGAGATAGAACAGGTCCTGAAAGAACGAATGCCGATATACCGGAGTGTAGCTGACATTGTGATAGATACCACCATCACCACACCAGAGGAGGCAGCAAAACAAATTCTGAATCTGATTGAAAATGGAATTTGTGTTCCGGATAAACGGAAAGAGCTCTTTGCCTCTGTCATGAAGACTGCAATCCCATCAGGAGAAAAGATTCATCTTAAAAAGATATCCGGGGATTATGATATTTTCCTCTATGGAATTTTGGGATATCCATGTATGCATAGTAAAAGCCCGGGGATATACAATCATTTATTTGCAGATTATGGGATGCCAGCTCATTACACCTGGTTTGAACACAAGGATCCCGGTCGTTTCCTCTCACTTTTGCCAGGGACCGGAGTTCGGGGACTATCGGTGACCATCCCTCACAAAGAGACAGTCATTCCCTACCTGGATGAGATCAAGCATGATGCTGAATCCATTGGTGCGGTAAACACCATTCTCATTCAGGATGATAAAAAGTATGGATTTAATACCGACTGGAAAGGTATCTACCGGCCTCTTGAAGGGACTCATGGAGACACAGCAGTAATTCTCGGAGCGGGTGGGGCAGCAGCTGCGGCAGTATATGCTGTTTCTATGCGGGGATTTACACCGGTGATCCTAAACCGGACACCTGAACGTGCTGAGCATCTTGCAAGAAAGAGTGGTGCAGAGATTGGAACCCTTGCTGATATTGGAAAATATCATCCGGATCTTCTTATCAATGCAACGCCTATCGGAATGGGATCAGACCCGCATACCCCGATCCCTCCATCCGCCCTGGAACCTGGGATGAAGGTATTTGATCTGGTCTATACTCCCCGCGATACTCCCCTTCTTCAGGCCGCCCTGGCTTCAGGTTGCTCTGTAATCCCTGGAACCGAGATGTTTATTCATCAGCTCGCTGAACAGTTCCGGATTCTTACCGGGATTGAAACTCCGATCTCGCGACTTCGGGAAATACTGGCATGA
- a CDS encoding chorismate synthase, with amino-acid sequence MNTFGRNFRVTTFGESHGAAIGVVIDGCPPGFAISENEIQYYLDKRKPGQSDFVTPRKEADAVQILSGVFQGYTLGTPICLLIQNTSMKSADYDELQEIFRPGHADRGYFEKYGIRDHRGGGRSSGRETAARVAAGAIARRYLEKEGIIISGSLTSVHGEEVPERMEQVIRDARDQGESVGGVVSLVVSGCPPGLGDPVFGKLDALIAYAMMGIGGVKAVEIGSGVMAASMTGSEHNDQITSEGYLSNNAGGILGGISSGQDILVRLSIKPTPSIRTLQQTVDTNGMERKISVKGRHDPCIAVRIVPVAEAMMALVLMDALLEQRKIIPDCRQEP; translated from the coding sequence ATGAATACCTTTGGTCGGAATTTTCGGGTTACCACATTTGGTGAGAGTCATGGAGCAGCAATTGGTGTGGTTATTGATGGATGTCCTCCCGGCTTTGCAATTTCTGAAAACGAAATTCAGTATTATCTTGATAAAAGAAAACCAGGACAGAGTGATTTCGTAACTCCACGAAAAGAAGCAGATGCAGTGCAGATCCTCTCCGGAGTGTTTCAAGGATATACTCTTGGCACTCCCATCTGCCTTCTTATTCAGAACACTTCAATGAAATCTGCAGATTATGATGAATTACAAGAGATATTTCGTCCAGGTCATGCAGATCGGGGGTATTTTGAAAAGTATGGAATACGGGATCATCGTGGCGGAGGGCGGAGCTCAGGCAGGGAGACTGCTGCACGGGTAGCAGCGGGTGCTATAGCCAGACGGTATCTTGAGAAAGAAGGCATCATTATCTCCGGTTCCCTGACTTCTGTTCATGGTGAAGAAGTTCCTGAAAGAATGGAACAGGTTATCCGTGACGCGAGGGATCAGGGAGAGTCTGTTGGTGGCGTGGTCAGTCTTGTGGTATCAGGATGTCCGCCTGGTCTTGGTGACCCGGTATTTGGAAAACTCGATGCTCTCATCGCCTATGCGATGATGGGTATCGGCGGCGTTAAAGCAGTGGAGATCGGATCAGGTGTAATGGCTGCATCAATGACTGGTTCGGAACACAATGATCAGATAACTTCCGAGGGATATCTTTCAAATAATGCTGGAGGTATTTTAGGGGGGATCTCATCAGGACAGGATATCCTCGTACGACTCAGTATCAAACCGACCCCGTCTATCAGGACTCTTCAGCAGACGGTGGATACGAATGGCATGGAACGGAAGATTTCAGTTAAAGGAAGGCATGATCCCTGTATTGCGGTTAGGATTGTGCCGGTGGCTGAAGCGATGATGGCACTGGTTCTCATGGATGCCCTTCTGGAGCAGAGAAAGATCATCCCAGATTGCAGACAGGAGCCATGA
- the tpiA gene encoding triose-phosphate isomerase → MKQQSLKTPLVLVNLKCYTESIGNGAHRIARAAREIMDESGVTIALAPLYTDIHPINHHYDIPVFAQHVDPVDPGAHTGRMPLAAIKSAGAIGSLVNHSEYRLNVADIEKNVSALKGAGLLSCVCSNNVATTAALAALNPNYVAIEPPELIGGKISVSEANPDIITDSVDVVRKISPAVKVLTGAGIHSGKCVKTAVDLGTDGVLLASSVVKAEDPAAVLRDLVSLL, encoded by the coding sequence ATGAAACAACAGTCATTGAAAACACCACTCGTCCTCGTTAATCTGAAGTGTTATACCGAATCAATCGGAAACGGAGCTCATCGGATTGCCAGGGCCGCCCGTGAAATAATGGATGAATCTGGGGTTACCATTGCACTGGCACCATTATATACAGATATTCATCCCATAAATCATCATTATGATATTCCGGTTTTTGCCCAGCATGTAGACCCGGTTGATCCTGGTGCCCATACCGGCCGAATGCCTCTGGCTGCGATCAAATCTGCAGGAGCAATCGGATCACTGGTAAATCACTCAGAATACCGGCTGAATGTTGCAGACATTGAAAAGAATGTCAGTGCCCTGAAAGGTGCCGGGCTTCTCTCATGTGTCTGCTCGAATAATGTGGCAACCACTGCTGCTCTTGCTGCCCTGAATCCGAATTATGTGGCAATTGAACCACCAGAACTTATTGGTGGAAAAATATCTGTATCTGAAGCAAATCCGGATATTATTACTGACTCTGTAGATGTTGTCAGAAAAATCAGTCCTGCAGTAAAAGTTCTTACCGGTGCCGGAATCCACTCAGGAAAATGTGTAAAGACAGCAGTTGACCTGGGAACGGATGGAGTCCTGCTGGCATCCAGTGTGGTTAAGGCAGAAGATCCTGCAGCAGTTCTTCGCGACCTTGTTTCACTTCTCTGA
- the aroA gene encoding 3-phosphoshikimate 1-carboxyvinyltransferase, protein MQMNIGRCGPVCFSCSAPPSKSYTHRALIIAALADGQSEIIGQLDADDTRMTARALMQLGVRLDWSRENIRVQGTGGHLKAPVEEINIQDSGTSMRLLTGVSLLADGPVVLTGSGRMQERPLGPLIDTLNNAGAKITCLKNPGCPPVRIDGTFPAGDMYVDGSISSQFISSLLIAAPYADNDVHIHLTGDPVSLPYIMMTIDSMRAFGAEVLVDGDDKEPVFTISSQRRYKPQTYGIEGDFSSSSYWFALAAICGGSATISGLNPQSAQGDRRLLEILVNMGCSITEKRESIILSRDPDVLLKGIKVDMADCPDIVQTVCMVAAVSSSPTRITGVHHLRMKESDRIAAIANGLTTLGGRVETEEDVIVIHPAPLHGGIIHPENDHRTAMSFAVLGCFIGDVTILDAECVTKSYPGFWEELRRIWQNAVLC, encoded by the coding sequence ATGCAGATGAACATAGGACGATGCGGACCGGTCTGTTTCAGCTGTTCAGCACCTCCTTCGAAAAGTTATACTCATCGGGCACTTATCATTGCGGCACTTGCAGATGGTCAGTCTGAGATCATCGGACAACTGGATGCCGATGACACACGAATGACTGCGCGTGCTCTTATGCAGCTTGGAGTACGGCTTGACTGGTCCAGAGAGAATATCCGCGTTCAGGGTACGGGAGGGCATCTAAAGGCCCCTGTTGAGGAGATTAACATTCAGGATTCAGGAACCTCGATGCGGCTCTTAACCGGAGTCTCTCTTCTTGCTGATGGCCCTGTCGTTCTGACCGGCAGTGGGCGAATGCAGGAACGACCCTTAGGCCCTCTTATTGATACCCTGAATAATGCCGGTGCAAAAATTACCTGTCTTAAGAATCCGGGATGTCCGCCGGTGAGGATAGATGGGACATTTCCTGCTGGAGATATGTATGTGGACGGGAGTATCTCAAGTCAGTTTATTTCATCTCTTCTGATTGCAGCTCCCTATGCAGACAATGATGTTCATATTCACCTGACCGGCGATCCGGTTTCGCTCCCCTATATTATGATGACTATTGACAGCATGCGTGCTTTTGGCGCTGAAGTTTTAGTCGATGGAGATGACAAAGAACCGGTTTTCACGATCTCTTCGCAGAGGAGGTACAAACCACAGACCTATGGTATTGAAGGAGACTTCTCATCATCATCGTACTGGTTTGCCCTTGCAGCGATCTGCGGGGGATCTGCTACCATATCAGGACTGAATCCACAATCTGCCCAGGGAGATCGGAGACTACTTGAGATCCTTGTCAATATGGGATGTTCCATAACCGAAAAACGGGAGTCGATCATCCTTTCCCGTGATCCAGATGTTCTCCTCAAAGGAATAAAGGTTGATATGGCTGATTGTCCGGATATCGTACAGACCGTCTGCATGGTTGCCGCGGTATCCTCCTCACCAACCCGGATAACCGGGGTCCACCATCTCAGGATGAAGGAGAGTGATAGGATTGCGGCGATTGCGAATGGACTGACTACTCTCGGGGGAAGAGTTGAGACAGAAGAGGATGTTATTGTCATCCATCCTGCTCCGTTGCATGGAGGAATCATCCATCCGGAGAATGATCACCGGACTGCAATGAGTTTTGCAGTACTTGGATGTTTTATCGGGGATGTTACAATCCTTGATGCTGAATGTGTGACAAAATCTTATCCAGGTTTTTGGGAGGAATTACGACGGATATGGCAAAACGCCGTATTGTGCTGA
- a CDS encoding U32 family peptidase translates to MTIHLPLLLAPAGSPEALIAACAAGADAVYLGGREFGARQFASNFSDDELKDAVRYAHLRGIEVYVTVNTLITEQEMERALSYLLFLFSIGVDAVLIQDIGLLSYARQFIPDLILHASTQMGVHNIPGARYAAKNGCRRVVLARELTGEEIEEISEALSEYTVDLEEFAHGALCYAYSGRCLLSSLVGGRSGNRGMCAQPCRKQYRMMEGPLDQYGRVNAAREIGKSGYLLSTKDLSLYPFLDKIVKLPIAALKIEGRMRSPAYVATVTSIYRKALDAIRTESFHPDPEDIADLSIAFSRGFTSGYINGSDYSQVMGRDYPGNQGYYLGSVISSDNRKIRVKPVSDITLRQGDGLVFRNEHFMEGLVLRDDPVFRDGFIELKAPFVPKAGVCCYITGRRELERKISALLAQPDERYAGSLTISCSLLFSPEGIIFGNGVVYDRREHAYQFEFIGPDIVEPAKTRSLTPDQIRKQLMKTGGTVFTFDDIKISGEEGWFAPVRVLNRLRREILEAAEDIIIQSHLPKPEIVYNIRNVIGDHVSSDNNGNQKPAIERSNLIVLVSSIPDANTALNHGADRVYLDWQDFPDKMCGLSDHARKIGIVVPGVIRQKDLALFLTHLKKFASFGIRHFLVDSVGIGEYILECNPDCSVSSYYGLPVTNTASITSCDRYEFCTLSPELSEQEISDICQVYRKKTGPSIALCCQGLIEAAVTEDHICAYAHKQKGTGLVLQDEKEYSFPVWCEQSGRSHIMNSSEHSLISEYPVLYQMGIRWFIIDARGRGVTYSGEMTRLWRRRMMPDISEEEVHQLRDTIISMSWGGITRSGYRRGLCSVKP, encoded by the coding sequence ATGACTATTCACCTTCCCCTTCTTCTTGCACCGGCCGGATCACCTGAAGCTCTCATCGCTGCCTGTGCTGCCGGTGCTGATGCGGTCTATCTTGGTGGTCGTGAGTTTGGGGCACGTCAGTTCGCGTCAAACTTCTCTGATGATGAACTGAAAGATGCGGTTAGATATGCTCACCTTCGCGGTATTGAGGTATATGTGACCGTAAATACTCTGATAACGGAACAGGAGATGGAAAGAGCACTTTCGTACCTTCTGTTCCTGTTTTCTATCGGGGTAGATGCTGTCCTTATTCAGGATATCGGACTTCTTTCCTATGCACGACAGTTCATCCCTGATCTCATTCTGCATGCATCCACGCAGATGGGTGTCCATAATATTCCTGGTGCCCGGTATGCTGCAAAAAACGGGTGCAGAAGAGTCGTGCTGGCACGCGAATTGACCGGAGAAGAGATAGAAGAAATTTCAGAGGCTTTGAGCGAATATACGGTTGATCTGGAAGAGTTTGCACATGGGGCTCTCTGTTATGCATACTCAGGCCGGTGCCTGTTATCCTCACTTGTCGGAGGGAGAAGCGGGAACCGGGGGATGTGTGCTCAGCCCTGCCGGAAACAATACCGGATGATGGAAGGACCACTTGACCAGTATGGCAGGGTTAATGCTGCCCGTGAGATTGGAAAATCCGGATACCTGCTTTCAACGAAAGATCTCTCACTCTATCCGTTTCTTGATAAAATTGTCAAATTGCCAATTGCTGCTCTCAAAATTGAAGGCAGAATGAGATCTCCTGCCTATGTTGCAACTGTCACCTCAATCTATCGAAAGGCTCTCGATGCAATCAGGACCGAATCATTCCATCCAGATCCTGAAGATATTGCAGATCTCTCGATTGCCTTTTCCCGTGGATTTACATCCGGATATATCAATGGGTCAGATTATTCACAGGTTATGGGCCGTGATTATCCTGGTAACCAGGGATATTATCTGGGTTCTGTCATCTCATCAGATAACCGAAAAATCAGGGTAAAACCAGTATCGGATATTACTCTCCGGCAGGGTGATGGACTTGTCTTCAGAAATGAGCATTTTATGGAGGGCCTTGTCCTCAGGGATGATCCGGTTTTTCGAGATGGCTTCATAGAATTGAAGGCTCCCTTTGTCCCGAAGGCCGGTGTCTGTTGCTATATAACGGGAAGAAGGGAACTGGAGCGAAAAATTTCAGCCCTTCTTGCCCAGCCGGATGAACGGTATGCTGGGTCGCTCACGATATCATGTTCTCTTCTGTTCTCTCCTGAAGGGATCATTTTTGGAAATGGAGTTGTATATGACAGACGTGAACATGCATATCAGTTTGAATTCATAGGTCCTGATATCGTTGAACCTGCAAAGACACGATCTCTGACACCGGATCAAATCCGGAAACAACTTATGAAGACCGGAGGGACGGTTTTTACCTTCGATGATATTAAGATCTCCGGTGAAGAAGGATGGTTTGCTCCTGTTCGTGTACTAAATAGACTCCGGCGTGAGATCCTAGAGGCCGCTGAAGACATAATTATTCAATCCCACCTTCCAAAACCAGAAATCGTTTATAATATCCGGAACGTGATTGGTGACCATGTATCTTCTGATAATAATGGTAATCAGAAACCGGCAATAGAGAGATCTAACCTGATAGTTCTTGTCTCATCCATACCTGATGCAAATACTGCTTTGAATCATGGTGCTGACCGGGTATATCTGGATTGGCAGGATTTCCCTGATAAAATGTGTGGATTATCAGATCATGCTCGTAAGATCGGCATTGTAGTCCCCGGAGTGATTCGCCAGAAAGATCTGGCTCTCTTCCTTACTCATCTGAAAAAATTTGCTTCTTTTGGTATCCGTCATTTTCTCGTCGATTCAGTTGGTATTGGTGAATATATCCTGGAATGTAACCCCGATTGTTCGGTTTCCTCTTACTATGGTCTGCCGGTGACAAATACCGCATCGATAACATCATGTGACCGGTATGAGTTCTGCACCCTGTCTCCTGAATTGTCAGAACAAGAGATCTCTGATATCTGTCAGGTATACAGGAAAAAAACCGGCCCTTCCATAGCTCTATGTTGTCAGGGTCTCATTGAAGCCGCGGTTACAGAAGATCATATATGTGCATATGCTCACAAACAAAAAGGAACCGGGCTCGTTCTTCAGGATGAAAAGGAGTATTCATTCCCGGTATGGTGCGAACAATCAGGAAGAAGTCATATCATGAATTCATCTGAGCACAGCCTGATTAGTGAATATCCGGTACTGTATCAGATGGGAATTAGGTGGTTTATTATTGACGCCCGCGGCCGGGGTGTTACCTATTCAGGTGAAATGACACGGTTATGGAGGAGACGGATGATGCCTGATATTTCAGAAGAAGAGGTGCATCAGTTGAGAGATACCATTATCAGTATGAGCTGGGGAGGAATAACCCGATCAGGGTACAGAAGGGGTCTTTGTAGTGTTAAACCATAA
- a CDS encoding DUF47 domain-containing protein, with amino-acid sequence MRIRNIILPEDQYFLEIFREISEKIVQASSHLTELISDMNQHRGITCQKIHQLEHESDELLRKIFARLEESLITPLEPDEIHRLAKALDDVIDIIDWVAHQICNYQLIGTYPHLNTFAEFISISVAEIREGVGLLGSWNEIHEIKNSCQNINHVYNRSSDLLSSAVTELFSMQDPILLIKLKDIYENLEEVLQECNDVGHVLNEIIIRHT; translated from the coding sequence ATGCGGATACGGAATATTATTCTCCCGGAAGATCAATATTTTCTGGAAATTTTTCGTGAAATATCTGAAAAGATAGTTCAAGCCTCATCGCATCTGACCGAACTGATATCTGATATGAATCAACACAGGGGCATTACCTGCCAGAAGATACATCAGCTTGAGCATGAATCTGACGAACTGTTAAGAAAAATTTTTGCAAGATTGGAGGAGTCACTTATCACTCCTCTTGAACCAGATGAAATTCACCGTCTTGCAAAAGCTCTTGATGATGTCATTGATATCATCGACTGGGTTGCACATCAGATATGCAATTATCAGTTGATCGGGACCTACCCCCATTTGAATACCTTTGCCGAATTTATATCTATATCAGTCGCAGAAATTCGGGAAGGTGTTGGACTGCTCGGGTCCTGGAATGAGATTCATGAGATAAAAAACTCCTGTCAGAATATCAATCATGTATATAACCGGTCCAGTGATCTCCTCTCTTCTGCTGTAACTGAACTATTCTCTATGCAGGATCCGATACTTCTTATAAAACTCAAGGATATCTATGAAAATCTCGAAGAGGTTTTGCAGGAATGTAATGATGTGGGACATGTCCTCAATGAGATTATCATTCGTCATACGTAA
- a CDS encoding inorganic phosphate transporter, translating into MEFIIIFGIFLALLFNFVNGLNDAGNSIATIVATRAVRPLYALILAAVCNIAGPFLLTTAIAKTIGTGVVQAGALTPVTLVIALFCGVLLLSILTAKGFPISASHALIGCMVGSSIAAFGLSTVIWPSLLMLQSVAMSGFVGALCGGVCLSIIFWILKGPVKLGVVAGAVGGFSLMIVSLMGVGALEVSGLLAIFIFIVISPTIGFLGGFFLDILVSYIFRFSRQSTRNKIFFPLQVVAGGIQAIGHGANDGLHAVGIIAALFIAGGLAEDFSAPFWVMAASALAIGAGTVFGGWNVITRMAKGITRIRPYQGFCASTAGGLVISALTISGIPTSSTHIISGSIVGVGATRGKNAVDWNVVRDIVTTWIVTFPLAVTTSAACYIGYSFFLQAGLIILDMVW; encoded by the coding sequence ATGGAATTTATCATCATCTTTGGGATTTTCCTGGCACTATTATTTAATTTTGTCAATGGTCTGAATGATGCCGGGAATTCGATTGCCACGATAGTAGCCACACGGGCAGTGAGACCACTATATGCCCTCATTCTGGCGGCAGTCTGCAATATTGCAGGACCATTTTTATTGACGACTGCTATTGCAAAGACCATTGGAACCGGTGTTGTACAAGCGGGTGCCCTGACTCCTGTAACTTTGGTAATTGCACTTTTTTGCGGGGTCCTGCTCCTTAGTATTTTAACGGCGAAAGGATTTCCGATATCAGCAAGTCATGCCCTTATCGGATGTATGGTTGGATCATCAATCGCAGCATTTGGCCTTTCCACGGTAATATGGCCGTCTCTTCTGATGCTCCAGTCTGTTGCCATGTCTGGTTTTGTGGGAGCACTCTGCGGAGGAGTTTGTCTTTCTATCATCTTCTGGATACTCAAAGGACCAGTAAAGCTGGGAGTTGTAGCAGGAGCTGTCGGGGGGTTTTCCCTTATGATTGTTTCTCTTATGGGCGTTGGTGCTCTCGAAGTAAGCGGCCTTCTGGCGATTTTTATTTTTATCGTGATATCCCCGACTATCGGTTTTCTTGGAGGGTTTTTTCTCGATATCCTGGTCTCTTATATCTTCAGATTTTCCCGGCAAAGTACAAGAAATAAAATTTTCTTCCCCCTTCAGGTCGTCGCCGGTGGAATTCAGGCGATAGGACATGGGGCCAACGATGGCCTGCATGCAGTGGGTATTATCGCCGCCCTTTTTATTGCCGGAGGTCTGGCTGAAGATTTCTCGGCTCCATTCTGGGTGATGGCAGCATCAGCCCTTGCCATCGGCGCCGGGACGGTCTTCGGAGGGTGGAATGTCATTACCAGGATGGCAAAAGGGATAACCCGGATTCGGCCATACCAGGGATTTTGTGCATCTACTGCAGGAGGGCTTGTCATATCTGCCCTGACAATATCCGGTATTCCTACCTCCTCCACTCATATCATCAGTGGCTCTATCGTCGGGGTCGGTGCTACCAGGGGAAAAAATGCTGTTGACTGGAATGTTGTGAGAGATATTGTAACGACATGGATAGTTACGTTCCCGCTTGCGGTTACGACATCTGCGGCATGTTATATTGGGTATTCATTTTTTCTGCAGGCAGGTCTTATCATCCTTGATATGGTATGGTGA
- a CDS encoding response regulator: MNSEVRVLHVDDEPVICDLTKLSLEKGGRLKVDVASSAEEALDLIRSGSYSCIISDYEMPIMNGLDFLKEVRNIDQDIPFILFSGRGRETVIIDAINTGADFYIQKGGEPKALFAELKHKVEYAIQQRNTRIALKRRDGILEAVSLVANLFLGGEAFDRALQEAITLFGLATEVDTVRLFRLNSDSEDTDTHHSIKNIASWTRITIQTDEREQYIKTNNIPVEKGLLSRLVRGETLILNASEIQMYDPLKGGISAKSIAVFPVFVDQKVWGIFWFADYMSERTWTGVEIDALLAASAMIGSAIQQDQMRRSLIAAKEEYASMYALMRRLCDTVPDILWAKDIDGSFLFVNQAGSHLLCAENTSDPVGKREEDYPCGLIHHGMSECKNVSHHNINGRISLKTGSEVTELDIITVPFVNTEGNQIGTVTLGRDITNYCKIEQGLRISEKRYENIIRAIHIGILVVSGDGVIKDINPRALELLDARKSEIIGTSLSKNRILREMEVSDAVREVISTGNGISFLTSRSVTRTSEDLYCMVGLLVPENGGEAEVLITLDPHYSE, from the coding sequence GTGAATTCTGAAGTCCGTGTACTCCATGTTGATGACGAGCCCGTCATATGTGATTTAACCAAGTTGAGCCTTGAAAAAGGTGGACGACTCAAAGTCGATGTGGCCTCTTCAGCTGAAGAAGCATTGGATCTTATCAGGTCGGGTTCATATTCTTGCATCATTTCAGACTATGAAATGCCAATAATGAACGGGCTCGATTTTTTAAAAGAGGTTCGAAATATTGACCAGGACATTCCGTTCATCCTTTTTTCAGGAAGAGGGCGTGAGACAGTCATCATTGATGCTATAAATACCGGAGCAGATTTTTACATCCAAAAAGGCGGCGAACCAAAAGCACTGTTTGCCGAACTCAAGCATAAAGTGGAGTATGCCATTCAACAGCGTAATACGCGCATAGCACTTAAAAGAAGAGATGGTATTTTGGAAGCCGTCAGCCTGGTCGCGAATCTGTTTCTTGGTGGTGAAGCATTTGATCGGGCCCTGCAGGAGGCAATTACCCTTTTTGGTCTGGCAACCGAAGTGGATACCGTCAGACTGTTCAGACTGAATTCAGATTCAGAAGACACAGATACACATCACTCCATAAAAAATATAGCTTCATGGACAAGGATTACGATTCAGACAGATGAACGGGAGCAATACATAAAAACCAATAATATCCCGGTGGAAAAGGGACTTTTATCCCGTCTTGTAAGGGGTGAGACCCTCATCCTCAATGCATCAGAGATCCAGATGTATGATCCTCTTAAGGGTGGAATAAGTGCAAAATCCATCGCCGTATTTCCGGTTTTTGTTGATCAGAAAGTCTGGGGTATCTTTTGGTTTGCTGATTACATGAGTGAGCGGACATGGACTGGTGTGGAGATTGATGCTCTGCTCGCCGCATCAGCCATGATAGGTTCTGCTATCCAGCAGGATCAGATGCGACGATCGCTTATTGCAGCCAAGGAAGAATATGCATCCATGTATGCCCTGATGAGACGGCTTTGTGATACGGTCCCGGACATTTTATGGGCAAAAGATATTGATGGATCATTCCTCTTTGTAAACCAGGCAGGTTCTCATCTGCTCTGTGCAGAAAATACCAGTGATCCGGTAGGCAAAAGAGAGGAGGATTATCCCTGTGGACTTATTCATCATGGAATGTCAGAGTGCAAAAATGTGAGCCATCATAATATAAATGGGAGAATATCTCTCAAAACCGGATCAGAGGTCACTGAACTGGATATTATCACGGTCCCATTTGTCAATACCGAAGGAAACCAGATAGGAACTGTTACGTTAGGCAGGGATATTACCAATTATTGTAAAATTGAGCAGGGTCTTCGAATATCGGAGAAGAGATATGAAAATATCATCCGTGCCATCCACATCGGAATACTTGTGGTTTCAGGAGATGGAGTTATCAAAGATATTAATCCCCGTGCCTTGGAATTACTGGATGCACGAAAAAGTGAGATAATTGGAACATCCCTCAGTAAAAACCGGATTCTCCGTGAGATGGAAGTATCAGATGCAGTTCGTGAAGTGATATCGACTGGAAATGGCATTTCTTTCCTGACATCACGCTCGGTTACCAGAACCTCTGAAGATCTGTACTGTATGGTAGGACTGCTGGTCCCGGAAAACGGAGGGGAAGCTGAGGTTCTTATCACTCTCGATCCCCATTACTCAGAATAA